Part of the Hemicordylus capensis ecotype Gifberg chromosome 7, rHemCap1.1.pri, whole genome shotgun sequence genome, TGTTTGCTATTTTTAGTCAATATAAGGTATATAGCCTCATATCCATCTTCAGTTTTTCTAGTGCAGTTAAAGTTTAAGAGACGGATTGATGAAGTGTAGTCTTCGCTTTGAAATCATGGTTACAGCAACAAATTTCTGCATATCAAACCTTCAGGCATTGAAGATCAATAACTTGTCTGCAATTGATGAAAGCTGCTTCTTCCAAGCTCTCAATATCTGTAATATATTCTACATATTATGAAAGATCCTTGTACTATTTTACAGTTGTTTAAAACCCTTGTTTAATGTAGAAAATGCACTTGCTTCGGCTGCTGCTATGTAGCAGGAAAGATTTCTCTGTGTACAAGCTGTACAATTCTAAAAATGTTTAACAGCTTTTGCTAATCCGGCTCATTTTCCCCTCCCCTAAGTCAGCACAGCTACAGCCCACAGTCACTTAATTACCACCAGATTTTCTTCATCAGTGCTGGAGACCATATTCATGATTTCTATAAGACAGAAATAAAGCACGTAAAATGCGCTGTGTCTGAATAAAGGATTTTGGGGAACAGTTTGTTGCATTACACTTTGACAGATACTAAACAtgaagttgttttgttttttttaaaatgaaacagcCATTTGAATTAATCTTGCTTGAGTAAGACAGACAATGGAATATAGCCCCAGTTGAAATCTGAACAGCCAATTCCATCAAATAAAATTAGAAATTCTGTTAACATCTTAATGGGCCTGAGACGTTTCCAGCATCACTCGGCAATTCCAtcttggcaggtttgccactagGTTTCCAAATTTGAGAAGTATTAACTGTATTTGTTCATTTGAGAACATTAACCACCAGTGTTACTTTCAGAGCTGCACGAAGAGTTATTTACCTGCAGTACCTGATGATCCTTTTCATACTTACCTCAGAGTCCACGCTCTCCTTTTTCGGCTtcccatcttcattttctttggaTGATGTACACATTCTCAAACTGGCCGGCAAGACAATCTTATCTGCTCCAAAAGTTTTTGCTGCATTTGCTTTCGCTATTTCCAACAGTTCTCTCTTTTCTACAAAAAAGCAGCGAAGCATCTGATTAACCAAGATCCTCATTACCCAACTTGAGTCTAGAGACAGCACTCCTGCTAGTGCTGCAGCTTTCCCTCATCTTTTTTTAAGTATACAAATTATTCCACAGTAGTCCCCATTCTCAAGAGCCTCGAGATATATTGGAGTATCCTTTCAAACTGGTTGTGCTGCCCACTTGCTCCCAACAGACAGGACCAAGTGCAAATTAGAAGCAGCCCCATGGTGTCCTGTGAGCAAGCTTCTCCCAGTTCTGggactgtctggaaaaactgccAAGAAGGGAGGCGGGGTGTGTGTAATTTTTTGTAAACCAAAAAATGTTTACTAAACACTACCACTGAGAAAAAACTACAAACAAATGCAGCAACTGTAGACAAAACACAGGTtcccccaagggggggggggagagcagcaaaacaGCATTCAGAGAAAACTGTCAATATAACAGTTTCAAATGGAAATCAAATATACCTCACCCATAAACTGAGGGTGGGTCGGATACCCCTCTGTAcactggggagagagaaagaacccTGCATAGTAAGTACTACCACTGTTACTTTCTCCCCCAGAGGTATATCTGATTTCTGGGCTGAGAGCAGCCCCTTTCACTGTCTGGGATGAGGTGGCGAGCCAGGCGAAACAAAATGGATGGCCGAGAGCTTTCCCACCTCAATTCAGAGCTGCCCCCAAAAGGAATAGCTGGTGCCTGTGGAGCCAGAGGAACCACTGGGACGCTGGCATTAACTCTGTCCTGCAGGGGGGAACTCGCTTCCTCAACTCTGCTGCCACCAGGTCCCGGGCAGTCTTTCCCCACGAAAGGGAGCTGGTGACTGCCCAGGCAGGGCTAAGAGCTGCCCATGGGCTCGCGCGGGGCCCTGAGTGGGGTAGGCGGGCCAAGTGCCACTACTCACACGTAACCCATGAGCCAGGGAGCTGTGAAGATCCATGGCGACTGTATCTGCCTGAGGCATGCCTGGCTGTTCCGCTGGCAATGAAGAGCGCTCAATTGGCTCATCAGCTGACACGCCACGCTCCTCCTCTGCATCCAAGGAGGTGGCTCGAGAGGGCGCTGCTTCCTCTGAAGAAAGCTCAGAAGAGGCTTGCACCTGATATAGAGGCACCTGTAGATACTTCACACCTGGATTGGCAGCAGATTCCCCTTCAGAAACCACGGCAGGGGGGAAGCCTCGCTTGGGGCGAAACTGTGTTTCCACAGGCAGTGGAAGGCCCCTGCTGAGGTGAAGCTGTGGCATCTGTAGAGGCCATAAAAGCCAGATCGCTCCTTCGAGTACTGGCCTGTGCGCGCTGCCAGGCCTCGGGAGGCAACTTCATTTCAAGGCAGGCCCAACTGTGCCTTGTGAATGTAGTAGTCGCCTGTGAGAGCAAGGCATGAGGGCATTTATGGGCTGTTTGGTTGCAATCCCTTTTCcttacacacacactgcctctgtCCTAATCTGACCTTGACACTGCCTCCTGATCCTCAGACAGAGAGGGACTGAGTTCTGTGCACAGCATgactttctttgtttgtttgtttgtttgaatttatataccgcctttcataaaaacaatcccaaggtggaaCGGAAATGTAGACCAAAGAGCAGGAAGAAAAATGGAAGTGATTTTTCCCTTTTTTAGGGGAACCAAGAAAATAATCCAGTATGAGTAAGAACCAGCTGGAATTTGAAGAGAAAAGGTAAAGGAGAAAAAATGAGGAAAATTGCAGCTCTTCCAAGGCCCTGCTCATgggagcaagacaggaccggaacgAGGAGAAGCTTGCTCACAGGACACCATGGGGCTGCTACTAATTTACATCTGGTCCTGTCTGTTGGGAGCAAGTTGGCAGCACAACTCATTTGAAAGGATAGCTGCCTACACTGGGGGAGAACCGCAAATTCTTAGTCCTCCCTTTTATACAAGGGACACCGAGGCAGTGACTTCCCAAACCACATCTACAGATTCAGTGGCCAAGTTCAGATATGAACCTAGAATGATCACAATGACTCATTTAGTAAAAATTTTTACCCCacccttcctctgaggagctgagAGAGATACATGTGTGTCCCCCCTCCACAcatacttttatcctcacaaccaacCTGTGAGATGGGTTAAGCTGAGGCACTGACTGTCCCAAGATCACCCAGTAGGTTTTGTGGCTGAATAGCGATTTAATGTTGAGTCTCCAACACTCTAAGCATTACACAGCACCGGATCTCAATATAGGACTACATCCTATCTCCTCAAATCAGTGCTTTTCCAGATGAAGTACAGAAAGAACCTTACATTTTTGCTGTGCTTCCATCCCTTGACAGAGGAAATAGGCTTGCAActctttaaatctctctctctgtgtgttacttTCTACATCCTCCCTATATAAGTTGATGGATTGGAGGTACCTTTTTCAGTCAAGCGTAGAGGTGTTCTACTGCGAGATCTTGATCGCGAACGGCTTCTCCAGCTTCTGTAAGCCTCAGGATATATGGTTCTTCCAAACCCATAGTATCGTTGGTTCCTTGATTTGTTTGTTGAGTAAGACCTTCTGTAATACGATCTTCCAGGAGACCTGCTCCGTGATCTGTATCTGGGTGGAGAGCAATAGTATTTCCTGTGGTATCGAAGATGGTACCTTTCTCTGTATCTGTAGCTACGTGATCTTGACCGACTCCTGGAATAAGATCTTGAATATCTTCTGTACCTCCGAGAACAATTTCTTTTAGCATGTGATCTTGATCTGCTCCTAGACCTACTGCAGCTTGCTGAAGAAGCTGAAGTACTTGAACTAGATCTTGAACTGTAAGATGATCTACTAGATGATCTTGAGGAGTatttcctgctgcagctgctccttgAAGTTGAGCGAGATCTGGCTTGTGGTGAGCTCAAAGTCAGATCATCCATGAAGTTTGTCATCTCTTCTGTCTTTTTGTTAGATCCCTGCTTTTCACTATTTCTGGAACCTGTGTCTTCTGTTTTCTGCTGCCCTGTCTCCATCacttcatttgttgttgttttttaaaggcaggggaagAGAAGATTTACTTACATTTCAGAGTAGTGAACTGTAACAATTACTAAATATTAAACATTTCTTAAATTTCTGGGTAAATTCAGAACAAAGGTTTTAAAAACCTTATGCCACAAAGTGTTCACGTAATATATTTCCAATCTGATTTGACATCCACTATGAAAGCTAGTTTCAAAGAGAAATGCCTTATTTCTggcaataaaatatttatttacaaaATATAATATATAGATGGAATGACAACTAACATTCAGGAACAGTGAAATCAGAACTTAAAGTTACTATGTATATAGCTGTAAGATACCCAACTGTAAAGAATACCAAGTATTTAGTGATCTGCTACTGTAGTATAGTGGCCATTTTACACACACTATACAAAGCCACCACCAAATCCATCCTAGGGTACAATCAACCCAATTTATCAAAATCCTTTTGTTCCCTCAACCTGCTGCTGTCTTTGTTATCCTGGGCCAATATTTCAATTTGGGTTTATCACAAGAAAAAAGTGATCACATTACTATACTAGTTCCCAAGAaccctgtaaaaaaaaaaaatcgaatGGTCCAACTACAATCAGACAAGTCACTAAGAATTCAGGGCCTACTTATGCAGTCACTAAGCTGAGCCCTCCATACTCAATTTCCAATCACACGTAGAATTTCAGACAACTAATTAGATAGGGTGAAAGCATTTTAGATCCAAAGGCAGGATTGATAGTAGACACACTTCCCACAAAGAACTTACCACCAAGTGTTGAAGTGCTCCCATTCTGCTCAGGACTTCCATGGGCCTGCTGTGGGATCCTGTGCCAAACAGAATACACTGAAGCTTGAAGTCAATTCCAAAGCAATCACATTCTACAATTGCTTAGTAACTTCTTACAGTCTCTACCATACTCTCCAAGAATTAAAGCCTTTTTAAGAACCACCCAGCTATACTGCAAAGTTGCTGCTATTTAATATTACCACAGAGTGCTGAGAAAAAGCAGGCTTGTGCCTTCCTTAGACTTGGGGAGATGGTCTACAAGGGAATCACAGTTCATGAGAGCTGACATAACATACTAGGTAAGAGTAGGAGCACAGCCTTGAACTTAAGAGGTAGCCTTAGGCCCCGCCCCCACAACATGGAGCTAACACCACTTGCTTCCCTCCCAGGGCCATTGTACAGAAACTCTTCAggtgaccagtggtccctctaatttttttcatctctgtgtggaatgagttttgttctaggtggcagtatcaaggcagtatgtgcacacatgcattcagagcagggccttcctgattcaacctgagcaggatctaaaatgaactgagcggatatccaaaaacttgtgagcaagcacacatgcacacgccttagaggaaacagtgcatGTGACCCACTAAAAACACACTTGAAATGTGTTGCATCTAGTCAACATCAAGCACTGTTAAACCTACTGATTCTGCTGAAGTGCTCAAGCACATGCTGAAGGCTGCAGTAGACACTTAATCCCATTTAAAATAATGAGGCTTATACTGAGCCAACAACATGTTGGATGGGACTAGACTGCGCTCCACAACCCACTGAATTCACCCAGGCTTGCTTTCCAGCAGGCATGAATAGGATTGAACCAGCACATCCTTTTCCTGCTGGGATCAAAAGCACTGTTGGAGGGACTGttgttcagtggtggagcacccGCTTTCCATACAGAAGGTCCGAAGTtcaatctccagttaaaaggaactTGAGTAGGGCCAAGGAAGATCACTGCCCAAGAACAACAGTCATGATACCCCGACCATAAGGCAGCACCATCTGAACTCTGGCAAAATCCTGCTTTATAAATTATTCCATTTTTCAGTTGCTAAGCGTCTTCTGCCTTGCAGGAGAAGACTGTATTAGAGGGGTTTTTGTTACACACAAAATAGGCAGAGAAAGATAAATACAGTTTGAGGCATAGCAAGAGAATAAATAAAACCCTAGCATATTCTCAGCAGTTTCCCCACAACTAACTTACCACATTTACAGGTCTCCTTTCAGCCATAACATCACCTCCAAAGGCAGATTACAAAACAAACTAAACATAATTCATGGTCCCAAGCCCAtagttctgcccccccccccatataagcagagattgtttgtttttaaaccagtCGCGGTCTAACAGTGTTCTTTACAAATACTATATAATCAGTGTGCATAACACTTACGTAACACTTCATTGTAGCTAGAAAGAAGGATTAAGAGGATAAACCAAAGGCcatgccaaaacaaaacacacacaaggtCTTTTCTGAGGCAGGATTTGAAACAGAGCCATTAACAGGCAGCCATAAACAGCTAAGCAATTATCCCCACCCCATGAAAAGCATCAACTGCAGACAGTTTGGTGAAAGcagtgttttaaatattttatttacttgAAGTTCTGAACAAGAATGGAATATAATACAtcaggtgttctcaaacttggccaaaggaggaggaggatgggagggggctgatcaacatctggggacccaagtttgagaagctttGTGTTACATAAGTTGACCCTGATCTACCTTGCAGATATGTTTTCCATCCCACACGGTAACAATGGGTAGTATTCAGGCTAAGTAATTATTACCAAACCCCACTGAAGTCAGTGAGGCAAGCAAGTAGTGACTTACTTAAGCCCTACTAATTTAGATGAGACATTATAACAAACTTAGCGGGGATTCTACCCAATATCTCCATCTcttactctccccaccccaccccccactgataTGGGGCATTCTAGTTTCCCACTCAAGAcaagggctctcaaacttgggtccccagaattATATACTGGTAATAtgtatataccagttttcaacaagaagttcccaaagctgtttacatagattaTGTAAGCAAaactgtttaaataaataaatagggctcCCTGTCCCGCAAGGGCTCagcatctaaaaaagaaacctaagctagggatggagagagccagttgctcttctcccccccccctcagaaggagaatcgccactttaaaaaggttcctctttgctcagttatagcaggggcagatgatgctggactacaacacccatcatccccatcacaaAGGAAAGGCCAACTGGGGCTGAGAGTGATAAGCGTTGTACTACATCATCATCCGGGgaacagtattccctctaacagggatccccagatgttgttgactacaactcacataatccccaggcaaaagccattgcagctggggatgctgggagttgtagtcagcaacatccgggaatccctgttagaggaaacaccgCTGGGGtcccaagttggggggggggggcttggtaccttctttccaccaccaccaccacccccccgcaaaaaaagccTTTATTGGTCACGACAACCTTTCTCCACCCACCGTCGCCTCCTCTAATGAACCACAACCGCCCCCCCTTGCCAAGAAAATAATCCCAGACTTACTGGTAGCAAGCGGAGGGATCTGGGCTCAGGGGCAGCTCTGTGTCATTGGTCACCGCCATGGCGAGGCGAAGAACAAAAAAACACCACGCCGAGGACAACGAGGCGCCCAGAGACCTTTCCACTCGCGGAACCCACTCTCTTCGAGTCCCAAACGTGTGCCAAGAGCGGGTGAAGAGAGCGACTCGCTACGACGAGCGCGTAAATCCACTCCCAACGATGTCCCAGGAGCAACTGAATTGAACGGCAGCGCCGCAGAAGCTTCCAGAACCTCCTCCCGAGCGTACGGGCGGGCGACGCAACAATAACGGCACTGCGCAGCTGCAAGAGGTTGCTTTGGCAACCAGGAGAGGCCCGGCGGGGCTAGAGCGAGAACAATAAGGCGGACCCTACGTGATTTCAGGGTTGTCGTGCGCTGCTGCGCCATGCACAGTTCCCCGGCCGCGCCCTCGCGTTAGGAAGCGCGTGTGTGCCTCCATAAGGGCGGCTCCAGAGCGGGGGCtgtgggagaagaagaagagtttGCTTTgccttgttgtagcaagcatggcgTGTCTCCTTTGTTAAACAGGGTCTGCTGTGGTTGCATGGaagaatgggaaactacatgtctaagcactgtaagatattccccttagggaataggccgctctgggaagagcatctgtttgcagaaggttcccagttccctcactggcatctccaagatggggctgagactgagagcgactcctgcctgcaaccttgaagaaggcagaagccgctgccagtctgggtagacaatactgagctagatggcccaagagtctgattcagtatatggcagctatagtgcacccccaccctttcccccctatTTCATTTGCAACAGTTACCGACATTCTCTTACCCTGCTCTTATTTTCTCAGACTTGAAGCCATCCCTTGCTCTGATTATAGTTTATGTTGacggtttctatactgccttttggTAAAATGATCCTCTAGGCAGCTTACAGCAAATTATACTAATGCAGTGGTAATGATAccgtacaattttaaaaaacatttgaaaatcaAGTAATCTCATTTATTATGGTCGGTGACCAGCCATAAATATGAAAATATTTCTCTCGTGATGCAGTCATTGTTTATGTATGTCATTTCTCTAGTTTTGACTGTATTTTTAAGAATGGATGTCTTCTGTTGTACTGTACTGCCATATTCTTTTGCTAAAAAGTAAGTATATTTAATAAAGTTTAtgtttaaaaactatttttgctctaggaaaaatatatatatttgataaagttcatgttaaaaaaaaaaagaacagtgGGCAAAATTGCAGGGCCGTGATACAATACTTTACACACACTTGAAGCCCTGGGTTGCATGATACCCTCCAGAAGTTAGGTCACAAGTTAGCCTCTGCAACACATTGGAAGGGAGGGGTAGGATTGATTGATTTAAGTGCCATCAAAGTGTTgatgactcttagtgaccacacagatagtccaggctgatctgtcttcaacttggcctctaaggtctctcagtggtgcattcattgctgtcgtaatcaagtccttccaccttgctgctggtcgtcctcttcttctccttccttcaacttttcccagcattatggacttctcaagggagctgggttttcgcataatgtgtccgaaatatgatagtttgagcctgtttaTTTCtgcctcaagtggaaattctgggattgatttgttctatagtccagtggtttgttttcctggctgtccatggtatcctcaaaagtcttctccagcaccaaagttcaaaggcttcaatgctttttctatcttgcttctttaaagcaagaaaagtgtcacaggaaaaaccattgtcccaactattctaatctttgtaggtgtagacatctaaatatcctttccaaggccttcattgcaactctgcCGAGTGCTAGTCGGCggcatttcttgactgctggttcctttactgttgatggtcaatcataaaaggaagaagctatccaccacttcaatgtcttcattatcaattctgaggctggttgctgcctgtacccattgtcattagggGAAGGATGACGAtgctaattaaataataataaaatcatcatcatcatcatctcactcTTCCTACCAATTCGGAAATCAGGGTAACTTCTTGTGACAAGGTCTTTAGTCCCATGTTGCAGCAGTGGGGgcaaagcagaggaggagaaatgatGGTGAGAGTAGTTTATCACAAGTCACCTTTagaggcgcagcagggaaatgcttgactaacaagcagaaggttgccggttcagatccccgctggtatgttactcagactatggaaacacctatatcaggaagcagtgatataggaagatgctgaaaggcatcatcatacttcacaggagaaggcaatggtaaacccctcctgtattctaccaaaagaaaaccacatggctctgtgggtgccaggagtcgaaatcgacttgacggcacactttactttatcacAACCCTGCTGTAATGTCTAATAGTAGAGACGAGTTAGCATGCggcttaccatatttacccgaatcgaaGATTACTCAATTTAAGATTACTTCCTTAAAAAGTagtggttaaatacaggttatacctgaatTCACTTGAAAGGAATAGAACACTGTATTTAAGATGATCTCCTGAtttcttatatatatttttaaaccaggtaaatacagtatcttgtaacataaaaggtaaagtgtgccgtcgagtcggtgtcaactcctggcgcccacagagccctgtggttgtctttggtaggatataggaggagttgaccattgcttcctccggtacaggatgagatgatgcccatcagcatcttcctatatcgctgctgcccgaaaaaggtttttcccatagtctggggaacatagcagcggagattcaaaccagccacctctggcttgatgatcaagtcatttcctgctgctccCACGTTAATATCATTTATTATATTTTCCCTGCCCTTCAGAATACATGGTTCCCCCACCATTTcatcgtcacaacaaccctgcaaagtaaaTTAGATAACCTACCTCAGGTTGAAAGAATGTGACTGGCCCaagtcaaccagtgagtttcaccAGTatgtggagatttgaacctgggcctcccTAATCCCAGTGGGCTACATGACAAGGTTGTTGTAAGCCTTTAggtaattctcccccccccactccccaaattATGGATATAATAACCTTTCAGCACCCCTCCTCTCCCTTCCATTCTGCAAATAGTATGAGGACAATACTGttgtgggtttatttatttatttgatttctataccgaccttccaaaaatggctcaaggcggtttattTCTTCCCTTCTCCTAGCGCATGACCCACCTGCAgggcaaatttttaaaagttattttaacaTGCACATTTTCCCCCACCCAAGAATTAGGGTCGAaaaggtgattttttaaaacaacaacaacatcaaaagCTTTTTTGCTTCTGGGGGCGGGAGAAAGAACATGATCCTGCAAATTCACTGCAACTGCAAAGTAACAAGCCCTGGAATCTGGATTTCTATATGGGCTCCCATGAGCGGTGGTCTCTTTCATCCCTCTCGCGAGGGAGATCTGGTATCAAAGACCACCGACCCATCCCCAACAATGCCATCTGCCAACCAAAGGAGCTGCAGCAGCCTAGCCTTCTTCCGGGCTGACAGCGCATGCCTGAACTTTTCCCCTTCGCGCGCGCAAGTACCAGgacactggcagcggctctctcgtCGCGGCGCCGTCAGTGTGCGTGTTACCAACGCAGCCTGCTCCCCGCAAGTCCCCACACCGCTCCCATTAATGCGCCTGCGCGATGCAAGACGCTCCTGGCGACTACTGTGTCGGCCCTCTCAGCATCCG contains:
- the RSRP1 gene encoding arginine/serine-rich protein 1 isoform X2, translated to MAVTNDTELPLSPDPSACYQIPQQAHGSPEQNGSTSTLGVMETGQQKTEDTGSRNSEKQGSNKKTEEMTNFMDDLTLSSPQARSRSTSRSSCSRKYSSRSSSRSSYSSRSSSSTSASSASCSRSRSRSRSHAKRNCSRRYRRYSRSYSRSRSRSRSYRYRERYHLRYHRKYYCSPPRYRSRSRSPGRSYYRRSYSTNKSRNQRYYGFGRTIYPEAYRSWRSRSRSRSRSRTPLRLTEKEKRELLEIAKANAAKTFGADKIVLPASLRMCTSSKENEDGKPKKESVDSEQSIKSTEDAKNGTERASTIRGLAFSPNNTMARLWSL
- the RSRP1 gene encoding arginine/serine-rich protein 1 isoform X1 — translated: METGQQKTEDTGSRNSEKQGSNKKTEEMTNFMDDLTLSSPQARSRSTSRSSCSRKYSSRSSSRSSYSSRSSSSTSASSASCSRSRSRSRSHAKRNCSRRYRRYSRSYSRSRSRSRSYRYRERYHLRYHRKYYCSPPRYRSRSRSPGRSYYRRSYSTNKSRNQRYYGFGRTIYPEAYRSWRSRSRSRSRSRTPLRLTEKEKRELLEIAKANAAKTFGADKIVLPASLRMCTSSKENEDGKPKKESVDSEQSIKSTEDAKNGTERASTIRGLAFSPNNTMARLWSL